The proteins below are encoded in one region of Thermococcus peptonophilus:
- a CDS encoding FecCD family ABC transporter permease, with translation MDYEGYITRKFLIGFLLLILTVLVSLYALSHGSYSLSTMDVINTLFGREGGNAYLIVWKVRLPRIVAALLVGASLAVSGAVMQGFLRNPLASPFTMGVSHGAMFGASLAIILGAGYAESTGRISLDNPYAVVLFAFAGAMVAVGVILLLAKLKGLSPEAIILAGVAMSSLFVALTTFIQYFADELQLAAMVYWSFGDLGRATWREDVILLLVFVPVFVYFVVKRWDLNASAVGEEVAKSVGVEVERVRLVSTFLAALITAVSVAFVGVIGFVGLIAPHLIRLIAGGDYRFLIPLSALAGALLLVTADTVARLVLAPTVLPVGIVTSFLGAPAFIYLLVRMEGRR, from the coding sequence ATGGACTACGAGGGCTACATCACCAGAAAGTTCCTCATCGGCTTTCTTTTACTTATTCTTACAGTCCTGGTTAGCTTATACGCCCTCTCCCACGGTTCGTATTCACTGTCCACCATGGACGTCATAAACACGCTCTTTGGAAGGGAGGGTGGAAACGCCTACCTCATAGTCTGGAAGGTTCGCCTGCCGCGTATAGTTGCCGCCCTTCTCGTTGGTGCTTCCCTCGCCGTCTCCGGCGCGGTAATGCAGGGGTTCCTGAGAAACCCCCTGGCGAGTCCGTTCACTATGGGAGTCTCCCACGGGGCTATGTTCGGTGCATCTCTCGCTATAATCCTCGGTGCCGGCTATGCAGAGAGCACCGGTAGAATCTCGCTCGACAACCCGTATGCGGTTGTCCTGTTCGCGTTCGCTGGCGCCATGGTTGCTGTGGGTGTGATTCTCTTACTGGCGAAGCTCAAGGGACTTTCCCCAGAGGCAATAATCCTCGCTGGAGTGGCCATGAGCTCCCTCTTCGTGGCACTAACGACCTTCATCCAGTACTTTGCGGATGAACTCCAGCTAGCGGCGATGGTCTACTGGAGCTTCGGCGACCTTGGAAGGGCAACCTGGCGGGAGGACGTTATACTGCTCTTGGTCTTTGTGCCCGTGTTTGTTTACTTCGTCGTGAAAAGGTGGGATTTGAACGCTTCCGCGGTTGGAGAGGAAGTGGCCAAAAGCGTTGGTGTGGAAGTCGAAAGGGTTCGCCTTGTGTCAACTTTCCTCGCCGCCCTGATAACGGCTGTCAGTGTGGCCTTCGTTGGGGTTATAGGGTTTGTTGGCTTGATAGCTCCACATCTTATCCGGCTCATAGCGGGAGGAGACTACAGGTTTCTGATACCACTCTCGGCCCTCGCAGGTGCTCTACTGCTCGTCACGGCCGACACCGTTGCGAGGCTTGTACTCGCCCCCACTGTACTCCCCGTTGGGATAGTGACATCATTCCTTGGAGCTCCGGCCTTCATATACCTCCTCGTGAGGATGGAGGGACGAAGATGA